From the genome of Haloterrigena sp. KLK7, one region includes:
- a CDS encoding DUF4397 domain-containing protein: protein MARNHTRRRALSLIGSTGIVAIAGCTGGGDESDDEEMSDGSNGEEMNNGTENETMDDSEDEMNESMGNVRVAHLSPDAPNVDVWVDGDAVLEDVPYRAVSDYLELEPGTYAVKITAAGDPDTVVFDDDLEVGEGDYTVAAVGELAEENRPFEVAVFEDDLSDPGENARIRLVHASPDAPAVDVTVGDGETVLVEDAAFGDAAAVEVPADMYTLEVRPATETNDGDVVATFDVEPEAGTVSSAFAVGYLKPKSAPVDEPFDLEVVVDHGGGDGDH from the coding sequence ATGGCACGGAATCACACACGCCGACGCGCACTGTCACTGATCGGATCCACGGGAATCGTCGCGATTGCCGGCTGTACTGGCGGTGGCGACGAATCGGACGACGAGGAGATGTCCGACGGCTCGAACGGCGAGGAGATGAACAACGGAACCGAAAACGAGACGATGGACGACTCCGAGGACGAAATGAACGAGTCCATGGGGAACGTCCGCGTCGCCCACCTCTCGCCGGACGCACCGAACGTCGACGTCTGGGTCGACGGTGACGCCGTCCTCGAGGACGTCCCCTACCGAGCCGTCAGCGACTACCTCGAGCTCGAGCCCGGGACGTACGCGGTGAAGATCACGGCCGCCGGGGACCCCGACACGGTCGTCTTCGACGACGACCTCGAGGTCGGCGAGGGCGATTACACCGTCGCCGCGGTGGGCGAACTCGCCGAGGAGAACCGGCCCTTCGAGGTCGCCGTCTTCGAGGACGACCTGAGTGACCCGGGCGAGAACGCCCGGATCCGTCTCGTCCACGCCTCGCCCGACGCCCCCGCGGTGGACGTCACCGTCGGCGACGGCGAGACGGTGCTGGTCGAGGACGCCGCCTTCGGTGACGCCGCGGCCGTCGAGGTCCCCGCCGATATGTACACGCTCGAGGTTCGGCCCGCGACCGAAACCAACGACGGGGACGTGGTCGCGACGTTCGACGTCGAACCCGAAGCCGGCACCGTCTCCTCGGCCTTCGCGGTCGGCTACCTCAAGCCCAAGTCGGCTCCGGTCGACGAGCCGTTCGACCTCGAGGTCGTCGTCGATCACGGCGGCGGCGACGGCGATCACTGA
- a CDS encoding geranylgeranyl reductase family protein, whose amino-acid sequence MSTQEQSTAAASETYSPDVVVVGAGTAGCYAAATVAREGYDVVILERKTEEEAGHIACGDALKGADAFPDSIPKSQIESAFTNTGVDHGRFEIPQEDTVLEIPIPGELAVIDRWEYGRLIIEGAADAGADLHYDTVVKNVTQADDGRVTGVEAVRKGDARTYEADVVIDAAGSLSVLQDNVDFSTSTFDTNVNYSHFCSAYREIVHVDEPVEWDDALVFKPTERAAGYLWYFPRTETEINAGLGFQMTEEPMKLVDDLKRDLQNRAEFRGAEVEDKLGAALPTRRPYDSAVHPGYVAVGDAAGHVNPTTGGGIAGAAYAGKYAAEAIVEGLEDGDVGEKALWEYNERVMDHFGARYAALDVYNILSTAVDVDDLMGLLAAMPGEKLAEALYSGSTSISPMLAIESLYKSRDHWGTIWNLFRTKRRADELLELYEHYPNHPAALEHWQQRRDDIMDDVYETTGAEPKY is encoded by the coding sequence ATGAGTACGCAGGAGCAGTCGACGGCCGCCGCGTCCGAGACCTACTCGCCGGACGTGGTCGTCGTCGGCGCGGGGACCGCAGGGTGTTACGCCGCAGCGACCGTCGCACGCGAGGGGTACGACGTCGTGATCCTCGAGCGCAAGACCGAGGAGGAGGCCGGCCACATCGCCTGCGGGGACGCCCTGAAGGGCGCCGACGCCTTCCCCGACTCGATTCCGAAATCGCAGATCGAATCCGCCTTCACCAACACGGGCGTCGATCACGGCCGCTTCGAGATCCCCCAGGAGGACACCGTCCTCGAGATTCCCATCCCCGGCGAACTGGCGGTCATCGACCGCTGGGAGTACGGCCGCCTGATCATCGAGGGCGCGGCGGACGCGGGCGCTGACCTCCACTACGATACGGTCGTGAAGAACGTCACGCAGGCCGACGACGGCCGCGTCACCGGCGTCGAAGCGGTCCGGAAGGGCGACGCCCGGACCTACGAGGCCGACGTCGTCATCGACGCCGCGGGCTCGCTGTCGGTCCTGCAGGACAACGTCGACTTCTCGACGTCGACGTTCGACACCAACGTCAACTACAGCCACTTCTGTTCGGCCTACCGCGAGATCGTCCACGTCGACGAGCCCGTCGAGTGGGACGACGCGCTGGTCTTCAAGCCGACCGAGCGCGCCGCGGGCTACCTCTGGTACTTCCCGCGGACCGAGACCGAGATCAACGCCGGCCTGGGCTTCCAGATGACCGAGGAGCCGATGAAACTCGTCGACGACCTCAAGCGCGACCTTCAAAATCGCGCGGAGTTCCGGGGCGCCGAGGTCGAGGACAAACTCGGCGCCGCGCTCCCGACGCGACGGCCCTACGACTCCGCCGTCCACCCCGGCTACGTGGCCGTCGGCGACGCCGCGGGCCACGTCAACCCGACCACCGGCGGCGGCATCGCCGGCGCGGCCTACGCCGGCAAGTACGCCGCCGAGGCGATCGTCGAGGGCCTCGAGGACGGCGACGTCGGCGAGAAGGCCCTCTGGGAGTACAACGAGCGCGTGATGGACCACTTCGGCGCCCGCTACGCCGCGCTCGACGTCTACAACATCCTCTCGACGGCCGTCGACGTCGACGACCTGATGGGGCTGCTGGCGGCCATGCCCGGCGAGAAGCTCGCCGAAGCGCTCTACTCCGGCAGCACGTCCATCAGTCCGATGCTCGCCATCGAGAGCCTGTACAAGAGCCGTGACCACTGGGGCACGATCTGGAACCTCTTCCGAACGAAACGCCGGGCCGACGAACTGCTCGAACTCTACGAGCACTACCCGAACCATCCCGCCGCCCTCGAGCACTGGCAACAGCGCCGCGACGACATCATGGACGACGTCTACGAGACGACCGGGGCGGAGCCGAAGTACTAA
- a CDS encoding 2Fe-2S iron-sulfur cluster-binding protein produces MTEYTVEFVGTGETITCSDTETILSRCLEEGIAQEYSCRVGMCLACSAEIVEGEVTQPAARGLTEEEAENYALTCMARPQSDLTLDRGKYPPSIESDLEAEGSSAGATADD; encoded by the coding sequence ATGACTGAGTACACGGTCGAATTCGTCGGGACGGGCGAGACGATAACCTGTTCGGACACGGAGACGATTCTCAGCCGGTGTCTCGAGGAGGGCATCGCCCAGGAGTACTCGTGTCGCGTGGGGATGTGTCTGGCCTGCTCGGCGGAGATCGTCGAGGGCGAGGTCACCCAGCCCGCGGCGCGCGGACTCACCGAGGAGGAGGCCGAGAACTACGCGCTCACCTGCATGGCGCGCCCCCAGTCGGATCTCACACTCGACCGCGGCAAGTATCCGCCGAGCATCGAGAGCGACCTCGAGGCCGAGGGCTCGAGCGCCGGCGCGACCGCGGACGACTGA
- a CDS encoding MBL fold metallo-hydrolase — protein MTDGSEPAEPPADEQPSIEPETLADRLRSGDDLTVLDIRDRDEFERWRLEGEGVEAVQIPHMKFIQAQATGGVTDLVGDLEEPIVAVCGRGEASAHAVGLLRDAGIEARNLAGGMDAWADLSLARELAVDAPATVVQYDRPSSGCLAYAIYSDGEAAVIDPLRAFADRYVADADDRGAEIQYAVDTHVHADHVSGVRELADRTDAVPILPEGARDRGLAFDATTLGDTGELEVGDATLTAVATPGHTTESLSFRLGDAVFTGDTLFLEGVGRPDLERGDDGASEAARRLYETLNERLEDIPDETTIAPGHYSDAADPRENGTYTARLGSVRGRLAAFSMDEAAFVEYATSDLPPRPSNHERIVAANLGREDVDEETAFELELGPNNCAVAE, from the coding sequence ATGACCGACGGGAGCGAGCCTGCGGAGCCGCCGGCAGACGAACAGCCCTCGATCGAACCCGAGACGCTGGCCGACCGGCTGCGGTCCGGCGACGACCTGACCGTCCTCGACATCCGCGACCGCGACGAGTTCGAGCGCTGGCGCCTCGAGGGCGAGGGCGTCGAGGCCGTCCAGATCCCCCACATGAAGTTCATCCAGGCGCAGGCGACGGGCGGCGTGACCGACCTCGTCGGCGACCTCGAGGAGCCGATCGTCGCGGTCTGCGGGCGCGGGGAGGCGAGCGCACACGCCGTCGGGCTCCTCCGGGACGCCGGTATCGAGGCCCGCAACCTCGCCGGCGGGATGGACGCCTGGGCCGACCTCTCCCTCGCCCGCGAACTCGCAGTCGACGCGCCCGCGACGGTCGTCCAGTACGACCGCCCCTCGAGCGGCTGTCTCGCCTACGCGATCTACAGCGACGGCGAGGCGGCGGTGATCGATCCGCTCCGCGCGTTCGCGGACCGGTACGTCGCGGACGCAGACGACCGCGGCGCAGAGATTCAGTACGCCGTCGACACACACGTTCACGCGGACCACGTCAGCGGCGTCCGCGAGCTCGCCGATCGAACCGACGCGGTGCCGATTCTCCCCGAGGGCGCCCGCGACCGCGGGCTCGCGTTCGACGCGACGACCCTCGGGGACACCGGAGAACTCGAGGTCGGCGACGCGACGCTGACCGCCGTCGCGACCCCGGGCCACACGACCGAGTCGCTCTCCTTCCGGCTCGGCGACGCCGTGTTCACCGGCGACACGCTGTTCCTCGAGGGCGTCGGGCGACCGGACCTAGAACGCGGCGACGACGGGGCGTCCGAAGCCGCCCGACGACTATACGAGACGCTGAACGAGCGACTCGAGGATATCCCGGACGAGACGACCATCGCACCGGGCCACTACAGCGACGCCGCCGACCCGCGCGAGAACGGGACCTACACCGCCCGTCTCGGCTCGGTGCGCGGCCGACTCGCGGCGTTCTCGATGGACGAAGCCGCCTTCGTCGAGTACGCCACGAGCGACCTCCCGCCGCGGCCGTCCAACCACGAGCGCATCGTGGCGGCGAATCTCGGTCGCGAGGACGTCGACGAGGAGACGGCGTTCGAACTCGAACTCGGGCCGAACAACTGCGCGGTCGCCGAGTGA
- a CDS encoding rubrerythrin family protein: MDADEFRDAIEDSMDSELERLGSSKLLVALTDAELTEETVLRTVATSERTAAETFETWADDESHEDARETFAAFRDREREHYERVADLFEDGREEFEDDETAVGPMHERLRSLEATPERLGGAVGRALVGERTHLQVVSFFVNEGDERRADLFRELRSETTEQGDRALEVLADVCDGDSDWDRAREAAEDVIEVAYEAYADSLDDLGIDPKPIC; encoded by the coding sequence ATGGACGCCGACGAATTCCGGGACGCGATCGAGGACTCGATGGACAGCGAACTCGAGCGACTCGGGTCGTCCAAACTGCTCGTCGCGCTCACCGACGCGGAGCTGACGGAAGAGACGGTCCTCCGAACGGTCGCGACCAGCGAGCGGACCGCGGCGGAGACGTTCGAAACGTGGGCCGACGACGAGAGTCACGAGGACGCGCGGGAGACCTTCGCGGCGTTTCGCGACCGAGAGCGCGAGCACTACGAGCGGGTCGCAGACCTGTTCGAGGACGGCCGCGAGGAGTTCGAGGACGATGAGACGGCGGTTGGTCCGATGCACGAACGGCTTCGATCGCTCGAGGCGACGCCGGAACGCCTCGGCGGCGCCGTCGGGCGGGCGCTGGTCGGCGAGCGGACGCACCTGCAGGTCGTGAGCTTCTTCGTCAACGAGGGCGACGAACGCCGGGCCGATCTGTTTCGCGAGTTGCGAAGCGAGACGACGGAGCAGGGCGACCGGGCGCTCGAGGTACTCGCGGATGTCTGCGATGGGGACAGTGACTGGGACCGCGCTCGAGAGGCGGCCGAGGACGTGATCGAGGTCGCCTACGAGGCGTACGCTGACTCGCTGGACGACCTCGGCATCGATCCGAAGCCGATCTGTTGA
- a CDS encoding glycosyl hydrolase family 28-related protein — MAEYTPRLELGTYEQGEEWDHTDAVEAVDEHAIVRGPIAERPAAGEYDDELYHATDQGITWRWDAESEDWTYFSGKGSADRPVPGTSHFEGANVETARIVDARTAESPVWNVEAHGIEGDGVTEVGQAVHDLLGRVAEAGGGIVYFPPGRYLLERTPLVGDDTILLGAGRATVFEGHRPEGEEGRALLSNRGYDATGYEGASNWAVCDVRIDSPKSTGIMPAHADGVRLENVYGDRIHYHHIDVVSSKNVVIDGFRATCGGEGDSDAPVQFDNQTAGTASNSVWDGREDALVADDDTPTRNCTLENFEIDPSNGPDYGVHLHRDGNESITITDGYISGCRHSAIRADTGGLLADLTIGSVSCLENARGISLGHRESGRRELTIDNVTVRTDDDGLAAGSGLYAAGFDGAAISNVVVDGAFTNAILFDDTTDLKLSTVTAKGADDQAFRFRENVDATLTTARAADCGDAGVYIGADSEVAYGGVTFDDVGSEVVVDGETRDWITS; from the coding sequence ATGGCCGAGTACACACCGCGTCTCGAGTTGGGGACCTACGAGCAGGGCGAGGAGTGGGACCACACCGACGCGGTCGAGGCGGTCGACGAGCACGCGATCGTTCGCGGACCGATCGCCGAGCGACCGGCGGCGGGCGAGTACGACGACGAACTCTACCACGCGACCGATCAGGGGATCACCTGGCGCTGGGACGCCGAAAGCGAGGACTGGACGTACTTCAGCGGGAAGGGAAGCGCCGACCGACCGGTACCGGGAACGAGTCACTTCGAGGGGGCGAACGTGGAGACGGCGCGGATCGTCGACGCACGGACCGCTGAGTCACCCGTCTGGAACGTCGAGGCCCACGGGATCGAGGGCGACGGGGTGACCGAAGTCGGGCAGGCGGTCCACGACCTCCTCGGGAGGGTCGCCGAGGCCGGCGGCGGAATCGTCTACTTCCCGCCCGGTCGGTACCTCCTCGAGCGGACGCCGCTGGTTGGCGACGACACGATCCTGCTCGGCGCCGGACGGGCGACCGTCTTCGAGGGACACCGCCCCGAGGGCGAGGAAGGCCGGGCCCTGCTCTCCAACAGGGGCTACGACGCGACCGGGTACGAGGGCGCCTCGAACTGGGCCGTCTGTGACGTCCGGATCGATTCGCCGAAGTCGACCGGGATCATGCCCGCGCACGCGGACGGCGTTCGACTGGAGAACGTCTACGGCGACCGGATCCACTACCATCACATCGACGTCGTCTCGTCCAAGAACGTCGTCATCGACGGGTTCCGGGCGACCTGCGGCGGCGAAGGAGACTCGGACGCGCCGGTGCAGTTCGACAATCAAACCGCGGGCACGGCCTCGAACAGTGTCTGGGACGGGCGCGAGGACGCTCTCGTCGCGGACGACGACACGCCGACCAGAAACTGCACCCTCGAGAACTTCGAGATCGATCCGTCGAACGGTCCCGACTACGGCGTCCATCTCCACCGCGACGGTAACGAGTCGATCACGATCACGGACGGTTACATCTCGGGCTGCCGGCATTCGGCGATCAGGGCCGATACCGGCGGGCTGCTCGCGGATCTGACGATCGGGAGCGTCTCCTGTCTCGAAAACGCGAGAGGGATCTCGCTCGGTCACCGCGAGAGCGGCCGACGGGAACTGACGATCGACAACGTCACCGTCCGAACCGACGACGACGGGCTGGCCGCCGGGTCGGGGCTGTACGCGGCCGGATTCGACGGCGCGGCGATCTCGAACGTCGTCGTCGACGGCGCGTTCACGAACGCGATCCTGTTCGACGACACGACCGACCTGAAGCTGAGCACCGTCACCGCGAAGGGGGCGGACGATCAGGCGTTCCGGTTCCGGGAGAACGTCGACGCCACGCTCACGACCGCTCGCGCGGCCGACTGTGGCGACGCGGGCGTCTACATCGGTGCCGACAGCGAGGTCGCCTACGGCGGCGTCACCTTCGACGACGTCGGGAGCGAGGTCGTCGTCGACGGCGAGACGCGTGACTGGATCACGTCGTAA
- the ftsZ gene encoding cell division protein FtsZ gives MDSIIDDAIDEAETGEQSEVPDDAPPQDGQSAGDASNGRRTGTMTDDELEDVLQDLQTDITVVGCGGAGGNTVNRMHEEGIHGAKLVAANTDVQHLVEIEADTKILMGEEKTGGRGAGSLPQVGEEAALESQQDIYDAIDGSDMVFVTAGLGGGTGTGSAPVVAKAAREAGALTISIVTTPFTAEGEVRRTNAEAGLERLRDVSDTVIVVPNDRLLDSVGKLPVRQAFKVSDEVLMRSVKGITELITKPGLVNLDFADVRTVMERGGVAMIGLGESDSEAKAEDSVKTALRSPLLDVDISGASSALVNVTGGNDMAIEEAEGVVEEIYDRIDPDARIIWGTSIDESLEGSMRTMIVVTGVESPQIYGRPDEETVQPEMTGQAGGDDIDFVD, from the coding sequence ATGGACTCCATCATCGACGATGCGATCGACGAAGCCGAAACCGGGGAGCAGTCCGAGGTCCCCGACGACGCTCCGCCCCAGGACGGCCAGTCCGCGGGCGACGCGTCGAACGGCCGGCGGACCGGGACGATGACTGACGACGAACTCGAGGACGTTCTTCAGGACCTCCAGACCGATATCACGGTCGTCGGCTGCGGCGGCGCCGGCGGGAACACGGTCAATCGCATGCACGAGGAGGGCATCCACGGCGCGAAACTGGTCGCCGCCAACACCGACGTCCAGCACCTCGTAGAGATCGAGGCCGACACCAAGATCCTCATGGGCGAGGAGAAGACCGGCGGCCGCGGCGCCGGGTCGCTCCCGCAGGTCGGCGAGGAGGCCGCCCTCGAGAGTCAGCAGGACATCTACGACGCCATCGACGGCTCGGACATGGTCTTCGTCACGGCCGGTCTCGGCGGCGGGACCGGGACCGGTTCCGCGCCCGTCGTCGCCAAGGCCGCCCGCGAGGCCGGCGCGCTGACGATCTCGATCGTCACGACGCCCTTCACCGCCGAAGGTGAGGTCCGGCGAACGAACGCGGAGGCCGGCCTCGAGCGCCTGCGCGACGTGAGCGACACCGTCATCGTCGTCCCCAACGACCGCCTGCTCGATTCGGTCGGCAAGCTCCCCGTCCGACAGGCGTTCAAGGTCAGCGACGAGGTGCTGATGCGCTCGGTCAAGGGGATCACGGAACTCATCACCAAGCCCGGCCTCGTCAACCTCGACTTCGCCGACGTTCGGACCGTCATGGAACGGGGCGGCGTCGCCATGATCGGACTGGGCGAATCCGACTCCGAGGCGAAGGCGGAGGACTCGGTCAAGACCGCGCTGCGCTCCCCGCTGCTGGACGTCGACATCTCCGGCGCGAGCTCCGCGCTGGTCAACGTCACCGGCGGCAACGACATGGCCATCGAGGAGGCCGAAGGCGTCGTCGAGGAGATCTACGACCGGATCGACCCCGACGCCCGCATCATCTGGGGGACCTCGATCGACGAGAGCCTCGAGGGCAGCATGCGGACGATGATCGTCGTCACCGGCGTCGAGTCACCGCAGATCTACGGCCGTCCCGACGAGGAGACCGTCCAGCCGGAGATGACCGGCCAGGCGGGGGGCGACGACATCGACTTCGTCGACTGA